From a single Tursiops truncatus isolate mTurTru1 chromosome 20, mTurTru1.mat.Y, whole genome shotgun sequence genomic region:
- the IKZF3 gene encoding zinc finger protein Aiolos isoform X4: MGSERALVLDRLASNVAKRKSSMPQKFIGEKRHCFDVTYNPSYVYEKESEIIQTRMMDQAINNAISYLGAEALRPLVQTPPAPTSEMVPVISSMYPIALTRAEMPNGAPQDLEKKNVQLPEKSLPSERGLSPNNSGHDSTDTDSNHEERQNHIYQQNHMVPSRARNGMPLLKEVPRSYELLKPPPICPRDSIKVINKEGEVMDVYRCDHCRVLFLDYVMFTIHMGCHGFRDPFECNMCGYRSHDRYEFSSHIARGEHRAMLK; encoded by the exons ATGGGAAGTGAAAGAGCTCTCGTTCTGGACAGATTAGCAAGCAATGTGGCAAAGCGAAAAAGCTCAATGCCTCAGAAATTCATTG GTGAGAAGCGCCACTGCTTTGACGTCACCTATAATCCCAGCTATGTGTATGAGAAAGAGAGTGAGATAATCCAGACCCGAATGATGGACCAGGCCATCAATAACGCCATCAGCTATCTTGGTGCCGAAGCCCTGCGCCCCTTGGTCCAGACACCGCCTGCTCCCACCTCAGAGATGGTCCCAGTTATCAGCAGCATGTACCCCATAGCCCTCACCCGTGCCGAGATGCCGAATGGTGCCCCCCAGGACCTGGAAAAGAAGAATGTCCAGCTGCCAGAGAAGAGTCTGCCTTCTGAAAGAGGCCTCTCCCCCAACAACAGTGGCCACGACTCCACGGACACTGACAGCAACCATGAGGAACGCCAGAATCACATCTACCAGCAAAATCACATGGTCCCTTCTCGGGCCCGCAATGGGATGCCGCTTCTGAAGGAGGTCCCCCGCTCTTATGAACTCCTCAAGCCCCCACCCATCTGCCCAAGAGACTCCATCAAAGTGATCAACAAAGAAggggaggtgatggatgtgtaCCGGTGTGACCACTGTCGAGTCCTCTTCCTGGATTACGTGATGTTCACTATTCACATGGGTTGCCACGGCTTTCGTGACCCTTTTGAGTGTAACATGTGTGGCTATCGAAGCCACGATCGCTATGAGTTCTCATCTCACATAGCCAGAGGAGAACACAGAGCCATGCTGAAGTGA